A segment of the Pirellulales bacterium genome:
TCCAGTTGCAGGAGCATCCGACGAGCACCCTCGACGACGCCAAGCAGGCACTTCAAGACGCAATCGACCTCGATCCATCATCGCCCGCCGCCGCCATCGAGCTCGGCAACTTCCTGGACGCGGTCGAAGACGACCCGCGGGCAGCCTCGAAAGTCTACACCAAAGCACTTGGTCAAGCGCGTCGTTTACTGATCGAGGGGCTGATTGGTCAGGCCAAAGCGCTTTTGCAGCTTGAGAAGAGGGACGAGGCTCTCAGGTGCGTCACGGAACTGCTTCAACTAACGCACACCAGCTCCGCCGACAAACGGTCGAAGTCTGCCGGCGGTCCCGACATCATTATGCGATCGTCCACCGGGAAGGTATCGGTCATAGAGGTGCAAGGCCCGTATGCGACCGAGGTGGAACAACTGGTCAACGAAGTGATGGCAACGCGGTAGCACGGGGGCACAGATGCTATAATCGTGGGGAGTTTGAGAAGGAGGTGATCTATGCCGCTGAATGTGACATTCGACTTTCCGACCGACGTCGAGGAAAAGCTGCGCCGGGACGGGACCAACTTTGACGCGGACGTCAAGGAGGCATTTCTCATGGAGCTTTTTCGGCGAGGGAGAATCAGCCACTATGATCTCTCCCGGACCTTGCGACTCGACCGTTTTGAAACGGATGCCTGGCTTAAGCGCAATACCGTTCAAGTTTTCATAACTACGCACTGTTCAAAGCTTTTGGACAAGGGCTTTACGGGCCGATGAGTTGGACGCTTTTTCGGCCACTTGGACATTTTGCGTTTGATCACGCGCGGGTTCACGCGGTTGCGGCG
Coding sequences within it:
- a CDS encoding UPF0175 family protein, whose product is MPLNVTFDFPTDVEEKLRRDGTNFDADVKEAFLMELFRRGRISHYDLSRTLRLDRFETDAWLKRNTVQVFITTHCSKLLDKGFTGR